A portion of the Deinococcus peraridilitoris DSM 19664 genome contains these proteins:
- a CDS encoding phage tail protein → MTTLTKDQIDRYQTNANSRYYVTITGSTQKAVFSEVGGLQMETEIFEYVEGGNNGFVHRFPGLTKAGNLTLKRGITRGNELFRWYLRVAQGVMDLRSVSVQTFSTSGEPLITWHLDQAFPVKWSGPQFAASGVTVAVESIELAHSGVISIDL, encoded by the coding sequence ATGACCACCCTGACCAAGGACCAGATTGATCGTTATCAGACCAATGCCAACAGCCGCTATTACGTCACAATCACCGGAAGCACGCAAAAAGCGGTGTTTTCCGAAGTAGGCGGCTTACAAATGGAGACTGAAATTTTTGAGTACGTCGAGGGAGGCAACAACGGCTTCGTTCATCGGTTTCCCGGGCTTACCAAGGCTGGCAACCTGACGCTGAAGCGCGGGATCACCCGTGGAAACGAACTCTTCCGCTGGTATCTGCGCGTCGCGCAGGGCGTGATGGACCTGCGGAGTGTCAGCGTCCAGACCTTCAGTACCAGCGGTGAGCCGCTGATTACCTGGCACCTGGACCAGGCCTTTCCGGTGAAGTGGTCCGGGCCGCAGTTCGCGGCGAGTGGCGTGACGGTGGCAGTGGAAAGCATCGAACTGGCCCATTCCGGTGTGATTTCCATCGATCTTTGA